In a single window of the Pseudodesulfovibrio profundus genome:
- a CDS encoding universal stress protein: MKHILLATHGTPGARKAEILARQWAYQYGAKVTVLSIINEAWGDMTCDDWLNTSTTRNNFGSYVAGEIAKEIEGVWDRVRKDFDGIEIDFLSKGGKLEDVLAEAAEKVGADVAIMGAWQKVQAPGFKDRLENKRLHPQMPCPLVVAP, from the coding sequence ATGAAGCATATATTACTCGCCACCCACGGAACTCCCGGAGCACGCAAGGCCGAAATCCTTGCCCGGCAGTGGGCTTATCAATACGGCGCAAAGGTCACCGTCCTGTCCATCATCAATGAGGCCTGGGGCGACATGACCTGCGACGACTGGCTCAACACATCAACGACACGCAACAACTTCGGATCCTATGTGGCGGGAGAAATCGCCAAGGAAATCGAAGGAGTCTGGGATCGCGTTCGCAAGGATTTCGATGGAATTGAAATCGATTTCCTGAGCAAGGGCGGCAAACTCGAAGATGTATTGGCTGAAGCGGCCGAAAAGGTCGGCGCCGATGTGGCGATTATGGGTGCCTGGCAGAAAGTACAGGCTCCCGGCTTCAAGGACCGTTTAGAAAACAAGCGTCTGCACCCGCAGATGCCCTGCCCGCTGGTGGTGGCACCATGA
- a CDS encoding glycerate kinase type-2 family protein: MTAYIEKKKNLLHIADRTLQAVSPAPAMRKALQLDGTKLIVGRNEYDLTSYERIFVIGAGKASAAMAETLEDMLGDLLHGGIVATKYEHALNLKKTQVLESNHPVPDLAGERAAKELLSIAKGVTENDLVFCLLSGGASAIVPAPRHPVTLEIKQAMTRKLLECGATINEINAIRKHLSEFKGGQLAKALEPSTVVTLIISDVVGDHLDVIGSGPTAPDASTYLDCQAILDKYALCSAIPEEVTQVIAEGCAGEAPETCKVGDACFKQVNNVIIAGNSMAVDGAAEAARELGYTPVVVDYAMEGEARDVAARMVRLAAEYCENKHDIAPPVCLLAGGETTVTIKGNGKGGRNQEFALAAAIEISELQEHRERLCVMSLGTDGTDGPTDAAGALVFPDTVARSDEQSALARQALADNNAYEFFTNTDTLLKTGPTRTNVMDVVAILVDK; the protein is encoded by the coding sequence ATGACCGCATATATTGAGAAGAAAAAGAACCTGCTTCATATTGCAGACCGCACCCTGCAGGCTGTTTCCCCGGCCCCTGCAATGCGCAAAGCGTTGCAACTGGACGGAACAAAGCTGATCGTCGGCCGCAATGAGTATGACCTGACCAGTTACGAACGTATCTTTGTCATCGGAGCGGGCAAAGCATCCGCTGCCATGGCCGAAACTCTGGAAGACATGCTTGGCGATCTGCTGCACGGCGGTATCGTCGCCACCAAATACGAGCATGCTCTCAACCTGAAAAAAACACAGGTACTCGAATCCAATCACCCGGTACCGGATCTGGCCGGAGAACGCGCGGCCAAGGAACTGCTGTCCATCGCCAAGGGTGTCACCGAGAACGATCTGGTCTTCTGCCTGCTCTCGGGCGGCGCAAGTGCCATTGTCCCTGCCCCCCGTCACCCCGTGACTCTCGAAATCAAACAGGCGATGACACGAAAGCTGCTCGAATGCGGGGCCACGATCAATGAGATCAACGCTATCCGCAAGCACCTCTCGGAATTCAAGGGAGGCCAGTTGGCCAAGGCGCTGGAACCGTCCACCGTTGTCACCCTGATCATCTCGGATGTTGTCGGCGACCACCTCGACGTCATCGGTTCCGGCCCGACAGCGCCGGACGCCTCCACCTATCTCGACTGTCAGGCCATCCTCGACAAGTATGCCCTGTGCAGCGCCATCCCCGAAGAAGTGACACAGGTCATTGCCGAAGGATGCGCTGGCGAGGCGCCCGAGACATGCAAGGTAGGTGATGCCTGTTTCAAGCAGGTCAACAATGTGATCATCGCCGGCAACTCAATGGCCGTTGACGGTGCAGCCGAGGCCGCCCGCGAGCTTGGGTACACGCCTGTTGTGGTGGATTACGCAATGGAAGGCGAAGCCCGGGACGTTGCTGCCAGGATGGTGCGACTGGCTGCTGAGTACTGTGAGAACAAGCACGACATCGCCCCTCCGGTCTGTCTGTTGGCCGGTGGCGAAACAACCGTGACTATCAAAGGCAACGGAAAAGGCGGGCGCAATCAGGAGTTTGCACTGGCAGCAGCCATTGAAATTTCCGAGTTGCAGGAGCATCGCGAACGGCTTTGCGTCATGAGTCTGGGCACGGACGGCACGGACGGCCCCACCGACGCAGCCGGAGCACTGGTCTTCCCCGACACGGTCGCCCGTTCGGACGAGCAGTCCGCCCTTGCACGGCAGGCGCTGGCCGATAACAATGCCTACGAGTTCTTCACCAATACGGACACGCTCTTGAAGACCGGCCCCACGCGTACCAATGTTATGGATGTGGTCGCCATACTCGTGGATAAATAG
- a CDS encoding sigma-54-dependent transcriptional regulator — protein MESVGVLLVDDEKDFARGLARLLERKYPDESFLTAHSGEEALGILEREPVGLMLTDLNMPGMDGVELLRTAKETYPDLSVVMLTAYGTVSTAVEALKKGAYDFLTKPVESDTLFQVVQRGLERSRLLAENARLQEMVAKQCGGNELVGVSSPIRRLKEGVAAVAESDYTVLIRGESGTGKELVARTIHKLSRRRNKPLLTVNCPAIPDQLLESELFGHVKGAFTGADRDRKGIFISANGGTLLLDEIGDISPGIQTKLLRALQEGEVRPVGASKTLPVDVRILASTNQPLEEKIKDGSFREDLYYRLNVLSLNVPALRDRSEDIALLARHFLLLSCDEMKVPQKNFSPEALAYLATKQWPGNVRELQNFIRRLAVFSSGEALELSHVRLVEGLNGQAPERESQLAPYKDAKEKVVDDFTRTYVEELLAKSSGNVSEAARKSGLSRVALQKIIKRLDIDVASFKQ, from the coding sequence ATGGAATCCGTAGGCGTTTTGCTGGTGGATGATGAAAAGGATTTTGCGCGGGGGCTCGCGCGTCTCCTTGAGCGCAAGTATCCGGACGAGAGTTTCCTGACAGCCCATAGCGGTGAGGAGGCTCTTGGCATACTCGAGCGGGAGCCGGTGGGCCTTATGTTGACCGACCTCAACATGCCCGGCATGGATGGTGTGGAGTTGCTCCGCACGGCCAAGGAGACCTATCCTGATTTGAGTGTTGTCATGCTCACTGCATATGGAACGGTATCCACGGCGGTGGAGGCGCTCAAAAAGGGAGCCTATGACTTTCTGACCAAACCGGTGGAGTCGGACACCCTGTTTCAGGTGGTTCAACGTGGTCTGGAGCGCAGTCGCTTGCTGGCGGAAAATGCACGACTGCAGGAGATGGTGGCGAAACAATGCGGCGGCAACGAGCTTGTTGGCGTCAGCAGTCCCATTCGTCGTCTCAAGGAAGGGGTCGCTGCCGTGGCGGAATCCGACTACACGGTACTCATCCGAGGTGAGTCGGGAACCGGTAAGGAACTGGTTGCCAGAACCATCCACAAGCTGAGTCGGCGCAGGAACAAACCGTTATTGACGGTCAATTGTCCGGCCATCCCGGATCAACTGTTGGAAAGCGAACTCTTCGGCCATGTAAAGGGCGCGTTTACCGGTGCGGACCGCGATCGCAAGGGTATCTTCATTTCCGCCAACGGCGGGACGCTGCTGCTGGATGAAATCGGGGATATTTCTCCCGGTATCCAGACCAAATTGCTTCGCGCCCTTCAGGAAGGGGAAGTTCGGCCCGTTGGTGCCAGCAAAACCCTTCCCGTTGATGTGCGCATTCTCGCATCCACCAACCAGCCCCTTGAGGAAAAGATCAAGGACGGTTCCTTCCGCGAAGACCTGTACTATCGTCTCAATGTGTTGAGCCTCAATGTCCCGGCTCTGCGAGACAGGTCCGAGGATATAGCTCTTCTCGCACGGCATTTCCTGTTGCTCTCCTGTGATGAGATGAAGGTGCCGCAAAAGAACTTCTCGCCGGAAGCACTGGCATATCTTGCCACCAAGCAGTGGCCCGGTAATGTTCGCGAGTTACAGAACTTCATTCGTCGACTGGCGGTGTTCTCTTCCGGCGAAGCGCTGGAGCTGAGCCACGTTCGTCTGGTGGAAGGGTTGAATGGTCAAGCGCCTGAACGGGAGTCGCAGTTGGCTCCATACAAGGACGCAAAGGAGAAGGTCGTCGACGACTTTACCCGGACCTATGTGGAAGAGTTGCTCGCCAAATCATCGGGTAACGTGTCGGAAGCAGCCAGAAAGAGTGGGCTGTCCCGAGTCGCCCTGCAGAAGATCATCAAACGACTCGATATTGATGTGGCTTCGTTCAAACAATAG
- a CDS encoding YeiH family protein, translating into MAKVDVGRPDNTPLWILSGMLLIYGALVASGALTGLLTTFKVHKAIGMMETLSFVGGGLGVATALLRQTRMGKPMTNFDTFVLETIPGVLFILALAMGIRWLAEPTVKMMSSALVPVLGFKIYKVLNLNYVVLGIIVGIIITNTWGIPRFAASGVKTARFVLKMGVILLGARYSFAELAKLGMVSVWMIGFFVLGTVFFVLFLGKIFKQPKSMTGVLSAGMGVCGVSATVACAPVVKAKCSEMAYTIGTILGFGILCMFAFPTIGKLAGMNATQFGAWAGTGILNSAQVAAACLAFNAVDIKTLKVGEIFNITRVLFLPIIVLVLATWFGKQSGTKLSFKEVVIDKFPIFILGFLLLFLMSSLGLFSPPGHYKGKYLDFSYNQRTEVTPEELTTLKKALDTGIAGLNAQEQEAFADLVKQHQIAGNFEDRENKSKFDETARGRMSGLESMIARDKGGEITLTAEVKDAVKHALKQVKKASKTVVTLTDAMIWFFAYGLIGLGMQITKKSLAQAGGWPLIMGGISGVAKATLSFIVVMYFVKDVVLH; encoded by the coding sequence ATGGCTAAAGTAGACGTCGGACGTCCCGACAATACTCCATTGTGGATCCTCAGCGGCATGCTGTTGATCTATGGTGCTCTGGTCGCCTCCGGAGCACTGACCGGTCTGTTGACCACGTTCAAGGTTCACAAAGCAATTGGCATGATGGAAACTCTGTCATTCGTCGGTGGTGGCCTTGGTGTCGCAACCGCACTGCTGCGTCAAACCCGCATGGGCAAGCCCATGACAAATTTTGACACGTTCGTTCTGGAGACCATCCCGGGCGTTCTGTTCATCCTGGCACTGGCCATGGGCATCCGTTGGTTGGCCGAGCCCACTGTCAAGATGATGTCCTCCGCCCTGGTCCCCGTACTCGGCTTCAAGATCTACAAGGTCCTGAACCTGAACTACGTTGTCCTCGGTATTATCGTTGGTATTATCATTACCAACACCTGGGGCATTCCCCGTTTCGCTGCATCCGGTGTTAAGACCGCTCGCTTCGTACTGAAGATGGGTGTTATCCTCCTGGGTGCCCGTTACTCTTTCGCCGAGCTTGCCAAGCTGGGTATGGTTTCCGTCTGGATGATCGGTTTCTTCGTCCTCGGTACCGTATTCTTCGTGCTCTTCCTCGGTAAAATCTTCAAACAGCCCAAGTCCATGACTGGCGTACTCTCCGCTGGTATGGGTGTTTGCGGTGTATCCGCAACTGTTGCTTGTGCTCCGGTCGTCAAGGCCAAGTGCTCCGAGATGGCTTACACCATCGGTACCATCCTCGGCTTCGGTATCCTCTGCATGTTCGCCTTCCCGACCATCGGTAAGCTGGCTGGCATGAACGCAACCCAGTTCGGTGCATGGGCCGGTACCGGTATCCTGAACTCCGCTCAGGTTGCTGCTGCCTGTCTCGCATTTAACGCCGTTGACATTAAGACCCTGAAAGTCGGTGAGATCTTCAACATCACCCGTGTTCTGTTCCTGCCCATCATCGTCCTGGTGCTCGCCACCTGGTTCGGCAAGCAGTCCGGCACGAAGCTCTCCTTCAAGGAAGTTGTCATCGACAAGTTCCCCATCTTCATTCTCGGCTTCCTGCTGCTCTTCCTGATGTCCTCCCTGGGTCTCTTCTCCCCTCCGGGCCACTACAAGGGTAAGTACCTCGACTTCAGCTACAACCAGCGCACCGAAGTCACCCCTGAAGAGCTGACCACCCTGAAGAAAGCCCTTGATACCGGTATCGCCGGCCTGAACGCTCAGGAACAGGAAGCTTTTGCAGACCTGGTCAAGCAGCACCAGATCGCCGGTAACTTCGAAGACCGCGAAAACAAATCCAAGTTCGACGAAACTGCTCGTGGTCGTATGTCTGGCCTCGAATCCATGATCGCTCGCGACAAGGGTGGAGAAATCACCCTGACAGCAGAAGTCAAGGACGCTGTAAAGCATGCTCTCAAGCAGGTTAAGAAGGCATCCAAGACTGTTGTTACCCTGACTGACGCCATGATCTGGTTCTTCGCCTACGGCCTTATCGGTCTCGGCATGCAGATCACCAAGAAGTCTCTTGCTCAGGCCGGTGGCTGGCCGCTCATTATGGGTGGTATCTCCGGCGTAGCCAAGGCAACCCTGTCCTTCATCGTTGTCATGTACTTCGTTAAGGACGTAGTCCTTCACTAA
- a CDS encoding 2-hydroxyacid dehydrogenase, whose translation MERPKVFITRQIPQEGIDLLQRVADVDVNPVDAPLPKSKLLEAAAKYDGIIGLLTDKIDSEFFEAGTNLKGYANYAVGFDNIDVAEATRRKVPVSNTPGVLTDATAECAWALIFAVARRVVESDKVMRSGKWDGWGPMQFIGGDIMGKTLGIVGAGRIGTAMALMSRGFGMKVIYTSSSGRRNGVLDAELHAELVPFEELLKRSDFISLHTPLTPDTKHLFDSSAFSLMKDTAYIVNTARGPVINEADLVTALKTGQIAGAGLDVYEKEPAMAPGLAGLDNAVVLPHIGSATVSSRTNMSTLAARNLIAMLRGKKPETCLNPELFD comes from the coding sequence ATGGAACGACCCAAAGTTTTTATCACCAGACAAATCCCTCAGGAAGGCATTGACCTGCTGCAGCGCGTGGCCGACGTGGATGTGAATCCGGTGGACGCCCCATTGCCCAAGTCGAAACTCCTTGAGGCCGCCGCCAAATATGACGGCATCATTGGTCTGTTGACCGACAAGATCGACTCGGAATTTTTCGAAGCGGGGACCAATCTCAAAGGGTACGCCAACTATGCTGTAGGATTTGATAATATTGATGTGGCCGAAGCCACCAGACGCAAGGTACCGGTGTCCAATACCCCAGGTGTTCTGACCGATGCTACGGCGGAATGTGCCTGGGCACTCATTTTTGCAGTAGCCCGTCGCGTGGTGGAGTCGGACAAGGTCATGCGCTCCGGCAAATGGGACGGATGGGGCCCGATGCAGTTCATCGGCGGCGACATCATGGGCAAAACGCTGGGTATTGTCGGTGCCGGAAGAATCGGAACAGCCATGGCGCTGATGTCCCGCGGATTCGGCATGAAGGTCATCTACACCAGTTCCTCCGGCCGCAGAAACGGCGTATTGGACGCAGAACTGCACGCAGAACTTGTTCCCTTTGAAGAACTGCTCAAACGCTCGGATTTCATCTCGCTGCATACGCCGCTGACCCCGGACACCAAGCATTTGTTCGACAGCTCCGCTTTTTCGCTGATGAAAGACACGGCCTACATCGTGAATACGGCTCGCGGACCGGTCATCAACGAGGCTGATCTGGTGACGGCCCTCAAAACGGGCCAGATCGCCGGAGCCGGGCTGGATGTATACGAAAAAGAACCGGCCATGGCTCCCGGTCTGGCCGGGCTGGACAATGCCGTGGTCCTGCCGCACATCGGCTCGGCAACCGTCAGCTCCCGTACCAACATGTCCACGCTTGCCGCCCGCAATCTCATCGCCATGCTGCGCGGTAAAAAGCCCGAGACCTGTCTCAACCCCGAGCTGTTCGATTAA
- a CDS encoding c-type heme family protein, translating into MAYLGPKKLQAKFLFGLGTIVLFLGVFFASGMYFHLSSLLDAQVRDRADLVFGSVSSVQSYVREVLRPKMFQTLPEDEFIIEAMSSSYISRAIMDRLDLSDTAYHYRRVAENARNPLFEINSQEADLLQYFRTNEGKHYWEGYREINGKDYYIKARPVIFKESCLTCHGTPSDAPPVLLDRYGAERGFDHEEDATDGLVVVGVPVDGAVAKIREATMGYAALYGGGMLIFFGLVQMFFNRLIMTNLRRLIQKFRNLFDVEPELGVTQKLEQEDEIEEVMQGLEELGDHLHSVHHQLREHSVNLEQMVEVRTHELRDEADERRSDVGLFVQLLDGLNKSHSRRDMWKYSLPLIVRRFKAVQGGFVCMFASRSYYTWPEGLQRPELPGNWKEILVEVKPFYEDNKAYIPVGASDEYSEGILCLEWEEGKGLKEQDRDVLRALGHQLGIAMENLSALNNLLRQKGMLQAIVEGIGDPLLLMDSSRSVVLANQAARELATSFGGALSDDACGRLFHDGGVFGECPFPASLRQGEPMSQVVETDDGRNFALNVFPVTGGAAGERQGVIYVRDITQERRMLETMQQSEKLATVGQLAAGLAHEMNNPLGVIKCYAELLKGAEPGQEIGSDAEVILKHATQAQNVLQDLLNFARPKQAELVELDIGTVVSNSMSVFRLQAQQQGVTLRKDFAPNLPSVVANEQSVEQILANLLKNGLDAVDPGTGVITVLISHDIRTDMILLRVRDNGPGVSDKNIKSLFDPFFSTKEVGKGTGLGLAVVYGLVQEMHGTIDVKNDDGAVFSIRLPRASGDKE; encoded by the coding sequence ATGGCGTATCTGGGTCCGAAAAAACTCCAGGCCAAATTTTTGTTTGGCTTGGGGACCATTGTTCTATTTCTCGGGGTGTTCTTCGCTTCGGGAATGTATTTTCATTTAAGCTCGCTGCTTGATGCACAGGTGCGCGACAGGGCCGATCTCGTTTTTGGATCGGTGTCCAGTGTGCAGTCCTATGTACGTGAAGTGCTGCGTCCCAAGATGTTTCAGACATTGCCGGAAGATGAATTCATCATCGAAGCCATGTCATCCTCATATATATCCCGGGCAATCATGGATCGACTTGATCTGAGCGACACGGCCTACCACTATCGGCGTGTGGCAGAGAACGCCCGTAATCCGCTTTTTGAGATCAACAGCCAGGAAGCAGACCTGCTGCAGTATTTTCGCACCAATGAGGGCAAGCACTATTGGGAAGGCTATCGCGAGATCAACGGCAAGGATTATTACATCAAGGCGCGTCCGGTCATATTCAAGGAATCGTGCCTGACATGTCACGGAACACCGTCCGATGCTCCGCCGGTGTTGCTTGATCGATATGGTGCCGAGCGTGGATTTGATCATGAGGAAGACGCTACTGACGGCCTTGTGGTTGTAGGCGTGCCCGTAGACGGAGCCGTTGCCAAGATTCGTGAGGCTACCATGGGGTATGCAGCCCTGTACGGTGGCGGCATGTTGATCTTCTTTGGTCTGGTGCAGATGTTCTTCAACCGATTGATCATGACCAACCTCAGACGTCTTATTCAGAAATTCCGCAATCTTTTCGATGTGGAGCCTGAGTTGGGAGTGACCCAGAAGCTCGAACAGGAAGATGAAATCGAGGAAGTCATGCAAGGGCTGGAGGAGCTGGGCGATCACCTGCACAGCGTCCACCATCAGTTGCGTGAACACTCGGTCAACCTGGAACAGATGGTTGAAGTCAGAACCCATGAGCTGCGTGATGAAGCTGACGAGCGTCGGTCGGACGTGGGACTCTTTGTCCAGTTGCTGGATGGCCTTAACAAGAGCCACTCGCGGCGTGACATGTGGAAATATTCCCTTCCGCTCATCGTTCGTCGATTCAAGGCGGTGCAGGGCGGCTTTGTCTGCATGTTCGCCTCTCGGAGCTACTATACGTGGCCGGAAGGATTGCAACGGCCGGAGCTTCCCGGCAACTGGAAGGAAATCCTCGTTGAGGTCAAGCCTTTCTATGAGGATAATAAGGCATATATTCCGGTCGGCGCATCCGACGAGTATTCCGAAGGCATTCTTTGCCTGGAGTGGGAAGAAGGCAAAGGGCTCAAGGAACAGGACCGAGATGTGCTCCGGGCGCTCGGACACCAGCTTGGCATTGCTATGGAAAACCTGTCCGCACTGAACAACCTCCTTCGCCAGAAAGGAATGCTGCAGGCTATTGTCGAAGGCATCGGTGATCCGTTGCTGCTCATGGACTCCAGCCGAAGCGTTGTTCTGGCAAACCAGGCCGCTCGTGAGCTGGCAACCTCATTTGGTGGTGCCTTGTCTGACGATGCCTGTGGGCGATTGTTCCATGACGGTGGCGTGTTCGGTGAATGTCCGTTCCCGGCTTCTTTGCGACAGGGAGAACCCATGTCGCAGGTGGTGGAAACCGATGACGGCCGCAACTTTGCCCTCAACGTCTTCCCCGTGACCGGGGGCGCTGCCGGTGAGCGGCAGGGAGTTATCTACGTTCGCGATATCACACAGGAACGGCGGATGCTCGAAACCATGCAGCAGAGCGAGAAGCTGGCCACGGTCGGTCAGCTTGCCGCTGGACTGGCGCATGAGATGAACAACCCGCTGGGTGTCATCAAGTGCTATGCCGAGTTGCTCAAGGGAGCGGAGCCTGGACAGGAGATCGGTTCTGATGCCGAGGTCATCCTGAAACACGCCACACAGGCGCAGAACGTCTTGCAGGATCTGCTCAACTTTGCTCGCCCGAAACAGGCGGAGCTTGTCGAGCTGGATATCGGCACCGTCGTATCCAACTCCATGAGCGTGTTCCGGCTTCAGGCCCAGCAGCAAGGGGTCACATTGCGCAAGGACTTTGCTCCCAACCTGCCTTCGGTGGTTGCCAACGAGCAGTCTGTCGAGCAGATTCTCGCCAACCTTCTCAAGAATGGCCTTGATGCCGTTGACCCGGGGACTGGTGTCATCACGGTGCTCATATCGCATGACATTCGGACGGATATGATCCTGCTGCGGGTCCGCGACAACGGACCGGGCGTATCCGATAAAAATATCAAGTCGTTGTTCGATCCCTTCTTCTCCACCAAGGAAGTGGGCAAGGGGACCGGACTGGGCTTGGCGGTGGTATATGGCCTTGTGCAGGAAATGCATGGAACCATTGATGTGAAGAATGACGATGGAGCAGTTTTCTCCATCCGTTTGCCCCGCGCAAGCGGTGATAAGGAGTAA
- a CDS encoding SulP family inorganic anion transporter, translating into MESNHSIVPASKGSVQADIFSGITVALALVPEAVAFSFVAGVSPMVGLFGAFMMCFITAVLGGRPGMISGATGAMAVVMVSLVMEGNAMGGPQAGVQYLFFTLLLVGIFQALAGIFKLGKFIRMVPRSVMMGFVNGLAIVIFLSQLKMFKANGEWMQGEPLWIMLGLVALTMGILTIVPKIYSKAPGALIAIVAVSALVIGFNIETSTVLSFIQGNGGTGIESGLPSFAIPQVPFTWETLVFVTPYAIILAAIGLIESLMTLSLIDELTDTHGHGNRECVAQGIGNFTNGLFGGMGGCAMIGQSIINISSGGRGRLSGIVAAGALLFFILFTSTYIEMVPIAALVGVMFIVVIKTFAWSTFNIMNKIPKSDVIVIVLVTVLTVKYDLAIAVLCGVIISALIFAWENALRIRARKVVDEHGIKHYQIYGPLFFASTTLFMSKFDVENDPDEVIIDFQESRIMDQSAIETVNKLTAMYERAGKSIHLMHLSKDSVRLIRKAEKICVVNVVEDPDYFVCIDNYRQYRENLEFESL; encoded by the coding sequence GTGGAATCTAACCACTCTATTGTCCCTGCCTCCAAGGGCAGTGTTCAGGCTGATATTTTTTCCGGTATCACCGTCGCCCTGGCTCTCGTTCCCGAAGCCGTCGCTTTTTCTTTTGTCGCAGGCGTTTCTCCCATGGTGGGCTTGTTCGGCGCATTCATGATGTGTTTCATTACCGCAGTGCTGGGCGGTCGCCCCGGAATGATCTCCGGTGCCACGGGCGCCATGGCGGTGGTCATGGTCAGCCTTGTCATGGAAGGAAATGCCATGGGCGGACCGCAGGCAGGGGTGCAGTACCTCTTCTTTACACTGCTGCTTGTGGGCATCTTTCAGGCCCTTGCCGGTATCTTCAAGCTGGGCAAGTTCATTCGCATGGTGCCACGATCCGTCATGATGGGCTTTGTGAACGGCCTTGCCATCGTTATTTTTCTTTCCCAGCTCAAGATGTTCAAGGCCAACGGCGAATGGATGCAGGGCGAGCCGCTGTGGATCATGCTGGGGCTGGTGGCTCTGACCATGGGCATACTCACCATTGTCCCCAAAATTTACAGCAAGGCACCTGGAGCGCTCATCGCCATTGTCGCTGTCTCTGCTCTGGTCATCGGGTTCAACATCGAGACCTCAACGGTCCTTTCTTTTATTCAGGGTAATGGTGGGACAGGTATTGAATCCGGCCTGCCTTCCTTTGCTATCCCGCAGGTTCCCTTCACCTGGGAAACGCTGGTTTTTGTCACTCCCTACGCGATAATTCTGGCGGCCATCGGCCTGATCGAATCCCTCATGACCCTCTCGCTGATCGATGAGCTGACGGATACGCACGGCCATGGCAACAGGGAGTGCGTTGCACAGGGAATCGGTAATTTCACCAATGGCCTGTTCGGCGGCATGGGCGGATGCGCCATGATCGGGCAGAGCATCATCAATATCTCCTCCGGCGGACGCGGGCGACTGTCCGGCATCGTTGCAGCAGGCGCATTGCTGTTCTTCATTCTCTTCACCTCGACCTACATCGAAATGGTGCCCATCGCCGCACTGGTCGGTGTCATGTTCATTGTGGTAATCAAGACATTCGCCTGGAGTACGTTCAACATCATGAACAAGATTCCCAAGTCGGATGTCATTGTTATCGTATTGGTCACGGTCCTGACTGTGAAGTACGACCTCGCCATTGCCGTACTGTGTGGCGTGATCATCTCGGCCCTGATCTTCGCATGGGAGAATGCACTCCGAATTCGCGCCCGCAAGGTGGTGGATGAGCACGGTATCAAACACTATCAGATATACGGCCCTCTCTTCTTTGCCTCGACCACACTCTTCATGAGCAAATTCGACGTGGAAAACGATCCCGACGAGGTCATCATCGACTTTCAGGAATCGCGCATCATGGACCAGTCCGCCATTGAAACGGTCAACAAACTGACCGCCATGTACGAGCGGGCTGGCAAGTCCATCCACCTCATGCACCTCAGCAAAGACAGCGTTCGCCTCATTCGCAAGGCCGAAAAAATATGCGTGGTCAACGTCGTCGAAGACCCGGACTACTTTGTCTGCATCGACAACTACCGGCAGTACCGCGAGAACCTGGAGTTCGAGTCGCTGTAA